The following proteins are encoded in a genomic region of Cryptomeria japonica chromosome 11, Sugi_1.0, whole genome shotgun sequence:
- the LOC131072887 gene encoding LOW QUALITY PROTEIN: BURP domain protein RD22 (The sequence of the model RefSeq protein was modified relative to this genomic sequence to represent the inferred CDS: substituted 1 base at 1 genomic stop codon), whose translation MPETLKVLISAEDEKVAVNVGKGGVNVNVGKGNTPPKAPAPAPKGKGKGVGVAVKPPVKGGGGGGVSVRTPGKGVGVHVGTQSPYDYNYAADTQMLADPSLSMFLLEKDLHSGTKVSLRLVQENNPDAQKTQFLPRGVAEQIPFTSDKFSVALKELNVEQDSDMGVAMKETLQECESPAIKGESKYCATSLESMIDYSTSRLGSNHVTVLATNVPKTAKSMKQEYTIVGVKYVSKPGEKSVVCHSQKXAYAVFYCHEAQGTRTARVWVKGEDGSRAEAVAVCHADTSAWNPNHVAFQVLNVKPGAASLCHFIPQDHVVWLPVN comes from the coding sequence ATGCCAGAAACTCTGAAGGTCCTCATCTCAGCCGAGGACGAGAAGGTGGCGGTGAACGTGGGCAAGGGAGGAGTGAACGTGAACGTGGGGAAGGGCAATACACCACCAAAAGCGCCAGCACCTGCACCGAAAGGCAAGGGAAAAGGCGTTGGGGTAGCTGTGAAACCTCCAGTAAAAGGCGGTGGGGGCGGCGGCGTCTCTGTAAGAACCCCCGGCAAAGGGGTCGGAGTACATGTCGGCACACAGAGTCCATACGACTACAACTACGCTGCAGATACCCAAATGCTAGCTGACCCATCTCTCTCCATGTTTCTGCTGGAAAAAGATTTGCACAGCGGAACAAAAGTATCTTTACGCTTAGTCCAGGAGAACAATCCAGACGCCCAAAAGACTCAATTTCTTCCCCGTGGTGTAGCAGAACAAATCCCCTTCACCTCCGACAAGTTTTCTGTGGCTTTGAAGGAGCTCAACGTAGAGCAAGATTCTGACATGGGTGTGGCCATGAAGGAGACTTTACAGGAATGTGAGAGTCCCGCCATTAAGGGCGAAAGCAAGTACTGTGCTACATCGTTGGAGTCCATGATTGACTACAGCACTTCAAGGCTGGGAAGCAACCATGTAACTGTTTTAGCAACCAATGTTCCAAAGACAGCAAAATCCATGAAGCAGGAATATACCATCGTGGGAGTTAAGTATGTGAGCAAACCAGGGGAGAAATCGGTGGTGTGTCACAGTCAGAAATAGGCTTACGCAGTGTTTTACTGCCATGAAGCTCAGGGCACAAGGACTGCTAGGGTTTGGGTTAAGGGCGAAGATGGCAGTCGGGCTGAGGCTGTGGCAGTTTGCCACGCAGACACTAGTGCTTGGAACCCTAACCACGTGGCATTCCAGGTCTTGAATGTGAAGCCTGGTGCTGCTTCTCTCTGCCATTTCATTCCTCAGGATCACGTTGTCTGGCTTCCAGTCAACTAA